Proteins from one Plodia interpunctella isolate USDA-ARS_2022_Savannah chromosome 3, ilPloInte3.2, whole genome shotgun sequence genomic window:
- the LOC128683579 gene encoding phosphatase and actin regulator 1 isoform X11 codes for MCAVPGFGGGVTIVCRPQSSSRERAASMGDVGTLAAMDAFAGGARRRPARLPPPPPFVPPPPPQRHDHYYVRRKSPIPRHAGNLTLFARHNEPKKDKLENGGELMRPERPNSLSAGKLPRRICYQGDVGNMGGYGPGGTDVDSEEQLVLSELPEPPIAVSEIGPIPPPPMFSSPSPTRHHHQPNPHLVVQHPLSDSEEEDDHEDDDLEPLPMGADTNRVEEIPPKEPIFNAVPLKSALKKRPAPGASPAATPLAPRQDHHHASFKRPPPKPRIRICSSRPVRIGNAAENKENARPWDTEYREEGASESERVAAKLARKESLNIKLALRPDRQELINRNILVVQSEHERQESWEAIGARLIRRLSMRPTAEELVERNILKSQSPAEEKKQKEEKKRYLLRKLSFRPTVDELKEKKIIRFSDYIEVTQAHDYDRRADKPWTRLTPRDKAAIRRELNEFKSSEMAVHEDSKHLTRFHRP; via the exons ATGTGCGCGGTGCCGGGGTTCGGGGGCGGCGTAACGATCGTCTGCCGGCCGCAGTCGAGTAGCCGCGAGCGCGCCGCGAGCATGGGCGACGTCGGCACGCTCGCCGCCATGGACGCGTTCGCAGGCGGCGCCCGGCGGAGGCCAGCGCGCCTTCCGCCACCACCGCCCTTCgtgccgccgccgccgcctcaGCGCCACGACCACTACTACGTGCGCCGCAAGTCTCCTATCCCGAGACACGCTGGAAACCTCACGCTGTTCGCGCGCCACAACG AACCAAAGAAAGACAAACTGGAGAATGGCGGGGAGTTAATGAGGCCCGAGAGGCCCAACTCTTTGTCTGCTGGAAAGCTTCCGCGACGAATATGTTATCAAGGAGATGTTGGGAATA TGGGTGGGTACGGCCCTGGCGGGACGGACGTGGACAGCGAAGAGCAGCTGGTGCTGTCGGAGCTGCCCGAGCCGCCGATCGCGGTTTCGGAGATCGGGCCAATCCCGCCGCCGCCCATGTTCAGCTCGCCCAGCCCCACGCGCCACCATCACCAACCCAACCCACACTTAGTTGTGCAACATCCTCTCTCCGACT CCGAAGAGGAGGACGATCATGAGGACGACGACTTAGAACCCCTGCCGATGGGGGCGGACACCAACCGTGTGGAGGAGATCCCTCCCAAGGAGCCGATCTTCAACGCGGTGCCGCTCAAGTCCGCGCTGAAGAAGCGGCCGGCGCCCGGCGCCTCGCCCGCCGCCACGCCGCTCGCGCCGCGCCAGGACCACCACCACGCCAGCTTCAA ACGGCCGCCGCCGAAACCCAGGATCCGCATATG CAGTAGCCGGCCGGTGCGGATAGGCAACGCGGCGGAGAACAAGGAGAACGCGCGGCCCTGGGACACGGAGTACCGCGAGGAGGGCGCCAGTGAGTCCGAGCGCGTGGCCGCCAAGCTCGCGCGCAAGGAGAGCCTCAACATCAAGCTGGCGCTGCGCCCCGACCGGCAGGAGCTCATCAACAG AAACATATTGGTGGTGCAGAGCGAGCACGAGCGGCAGGAGTCGTGGGAGGCGATCGGGGCGCGCCTCATCCGGCGGCTGTCCATGCGGCCCACCGCCGAGGAGCTCGTCGAGAGGAACATTCTCAAGA GTCAGTCTCCTGCGGAGGAGAAAAAGCAGAAGGAAGAGAAGAAACGCTATTTACTGCGCAAACTCAGCTTCCGACCCACTGTAGACGAGCTCAAGGAGAAGAAGATCATCCGATTCAGCGACTATATAGAAGTTACACAg GCACATGACTACGATCGGCGCGCGGACAAACCGTGGACTCGGCTGACGCCGCGCGACAAGGCGGCCATCCGCCGCGAGCTCAACGAGTTCAAGAGCTCGGAGATGGCGGTGCACGAGGACAGCAAGCACCTCACCAG GTTCCACAGACCATGA
- the LOC128683579 gene encoding phosphatase and actin regulator 1 isoform X12, translated as MHAALQAQLASQLAQQQAALAAAVAAAAAAHHHHQNNNVIEPKKDKLENGGELMRPERPNSLSAGKLPRRICYQGDVGNMGGYGPGGTDVDSEEQLVLSELPEPPIAVSEIGPIPPPPMFSSPSPTRHHHQPNPHLVVQHPLSDSEEEDDHEDDDLEPLPMGADTNRVEEIPPKEPIFNAVPLKSALKKRPAPGASPAATPLAPRQDHHHASFKRPPPKPRIRICSSRPVRIGNAAENKENARPWDTEYREEGASESERVAAKLARKESLNIKLALRPDRQELINRNILVVQSEHERQESWEAIGARLIRRLSMRPTAEELVERNILKSQSPAEEKKQKEEKKRYLLRKLSFRPTVDELKEKKIIRFSDYIEVTQAHDYDRRADKPWTRLTPRDKAAIRRELNEFKSSEMAVHEDSKHLTRFHRP; from the exons AACCAAAGAAAGACAAACTGGAGAATGGCGGGGAGTTAATGAGGCCCGAGAGGCCCAACTCTTTGTCTGCTGGAAAGCTTCCGCGACGAATATGTTATCAAGGAGATGTTGGGAATA TGGGTGGGTACGGCCCTGGCGGGACGGACGTGGACAGCGAAGAGCAGCTGGTGCTGTCGGAGCTGCCCGAGCCGCCGATCGCGGTTTCGGAGATCGGGCCAATCCCGCCGCCGCCCATGTTCAGCTCGCCCAGCCCCACGCGCCACCATCACCAACCCAACCCACACTTAGTTGTGCAACATCCTCTCTCCGACT CCGAAGAGGAGGACGATCATGAGGACGACGACTTAGAACCCCTGCCGATGGGGGCGGACACCAACCGTGTGGAGGAGATCCCTCCCAAGGAGCCGATCTTCAACGCGGTGCCGCTCAAGTCCGCGCTGAAGAAGCGGCCGGCGCCCGGCGCCTCGCCCGCCGCCACGCCGCTCGCGCCGCGCCAGGACCACCACCACGCCAGCTTCAA ACGGCCGCCGCCGAAACCCAGGATCCGCATATG CAGTAGCCGGCCGGTGCGGATAGGCAACGCGGCGGAGAACAAGGAGAACGCGCGGCCCTGGGACACGGAGTACCGCGAGGAGGGCGCCAGTGAGTCCGAGCGCGTGGCCGCCAAGCTCGCGCGCAAGGAGAGCCTCAACATCAAGCTGGCGCTGCGCCCCGACCGGCAGGAGCTCATCAACAG AAACATATTGGTGGTGCAGAGCGAGCACGAGCGGCAGGAGTCGTGGGAGGCGATCGGGGCGCGCCTCATCCGGCGGCTGTCCATGCGGCCCACCGCCGAGGAGCTCGTCGAGAGGAACATTCTCAAGA GTCAGTCTCCTGCGGAGGAGAAAAAGCAGAAGGAAGAGAAGAAACGCTATTTACTGCGCAAACTCAGCTTCCGACCCACTGTAGACGAGCTCAAGGAGAAGAAGATCATCCGATTCAGCGACTATATAGAAGTTACACAg GCACATGACTACGATCGGCGCGCGGACAAACCGTGGACTCGGCTGACGCCGCGCGACAAGGCGGCCATCCGCCGCGAGCTCAACGAGTTCAAGAGCTCGGAGATGGCGGTGCACGAGGACAGCAAGCACCTCACCAG GTTCCACAGACCATGA